A DNA window from Equus przewalskii isolate Varuska chromosome 12, EquPr2, whole genome shotgun sequence contains the following coding sequences:
- the GLIS2 gene encoding zinc finger protein GLIS2, which translates to MHSLDEPLDLKLSITKLRAAREKRERTLSAVRHRALHRELGLVDDSPTPGSPGSPPSGFLLSPKFPEKVEGRFSTAPLVDLSLSPPSGLDSPNGSSSLSPERQGNGDLPAVPTAPDFQPLRYLDGVPSSFQFFLPLGSGGALHLPASSFLTPPKDKCLSPELPLPKQLVCRWAKCNQLFELLQDLVDHVNDYHVKPEKDAGYCCHWEGCARHGRGFNARYKMLIHIRTHTNEKPHRCPTCSKSFSRLENLKIHNRSHTGEKPYVCPYEGCNKRYSNSSDRFKHTRTHYVDKPYYCKMPGCHKRYTDPSSLRKHIKAHGHFVSHEQQELLQLRPPPKPPLPAPDGSPYVSGAQIIIPNPAALFGGPGLPGLPLPLAPGPLDLSALACGNGGGGGGAGGMGPGLPGPVLPLNLAKNPLLPSPFGAGGLGLPVVSLLAGSAGGKAEGEKGRGAGSARALGVEGHKIPLERTESSRSRPSPDGLPLLPGTVLDLSTGVNSAASSPEALTPGWVVIPPGSVLLKPAVVN; encoded by the exons ATGCACTCCTTGGACGAGCCGCTCGACCTGAAGCTGAGCATCACCAAGCTCCGGGCGGCGAGAGAGAAGCGGGAGAGGACGCTGAGTGCAGTCCGGCACCGAGCTCTGCACAGGGAGCTCGGCCTGGTGGATGACAGCCCCACCCCGGGCTCCCCAGGGTCCCCACCCTCAG GCTTCCTGCTGAGCCCCAAGTTCCCTGAGAAGGTGGAGGGGCGCTTTTCCACAGCTCCTCTGGTAGACCTCAGCTTGTCGCCGCCATCCGGGCTGGACTCCCCCAACGGCAGCAGCTCGCTGTCCCCTGAGCGCCAGGGCAATGGGGACCTGCCTGCAGTGCCCACCGCCCCG GACTTTCAGCCACTGCGCTATCTGGATGGCGTCCCCAGCTCCTTCCAGttcttcctgcctctgggctCCGGGGGGGCCCTGCACctgcctgcttcctccttcctcaccccccccaaGGACAAGTGCCTCTCGCCAGAGCTACCCCTGCCCAAGCAGCTGGTGTGTCGCTGGGCCAAG TGTAACCAGCTCTTTGAGCTCCTGCAAGACCTGGTGGACCACGTCAATGACTACCACGTCAAGCCCGAGAAGGATGCGGGGTACTGCTGCCACTGGGAAGGGTGTGCCCGCCACGGCCGAGGCTTCAACGCCAG GTACAAGATGCTCATCCACATCCGCACACACACCAATGAGAAGCCACACCGCTGCCCCACCTGCAGCAAGAGCTTCTCCCGCCTGGAGAACCTGAAGATCCACAACCGGTCACACAcag GTGAGAAGCCCTACGTCTGCCCCTATGAGGGCTGCAACAAGCGCTACTCCAACTCGAGCGACCGCTTCAAGCACACGCGCACCCACTATGTGGACAAGCCCTACTACTGCAAGATGCCCGGCTGCCACAAGCGCTACACGGACCCCAGCTCACTGCGCAAGCACATCAAGGCCCACGGCCACTTCGTGTCCCACGAGCAGCAAGAGCTCCTGCAGCTTCGCCCGCCGCCCAAACCCCCACTGCCCGCCCCTGATGGCAGCCCCTATGTCAGCGGGGCCCAGATCATCATCCCCAACCCCGCCGCCCTCTTTGGAGGCCCTGGCCTGCCTGGCCTGCCCCtacccctggcccctggccctctTGACCTCAGTGCCCTGGCCTGTGGCAAtggtgggggcggtgggggtgCAGGGGGCATGGGCCCTGGGCTGCCGGGCCCTGTCCTGCCCCTCAATCTGGCCAAGAACCCGCTGCTGCCCTCACCCTTTGGGGCTGGCGGACTGGGCCTGCCCGTGGTCTCCCTCCTCGCTGGCTCCGCTGGCGGCAAGGCCGAGGGGGAGAAGGGGCGTGGGGCAGGGtcagccagggccctgggggtgGAGGGCCACAAGATACCCCTCGAGAGGACTGAGAGCAGCCGCTCCCGGCCAAGCCCTGATGGACTCCCCCTgctgccaggcaccgtgctggaCCTGTCCACGGGCGTCAACTCGGCGGCCAGTAGCCCAGAGGCACTCACTCCTGGCTGGGTGGTCATCCCGCCGGGCTCTGTGCTGCTCAAACCAGCCGTGGTGAACTGA